The DNA sequence GCTCACGCTCTTCACGGTGCCGATCGACGGCGTCAGGATGCTCAGCCTGCTCCAGGTCCTCAACACGCTGCTTGTTGTCGGCTTCACTTTCCTGGTATCGCGCTTCACTGATAAGCGATCCGAAAAGGCGACCATCCTTTACGGTCTTGTGATCTATGTCGTCAGCTATGGTTTGATTGCCGTCATGAACAACATCTACGTCCTGATTCCGTTGATGATTTTGGCGACCATCGGCGAGTTGGCTTCCTCCCCGAACATCAATGCCCGCAAAGTCGACCTCGTGCCTGAAGACAAGCAAGCTTCCTATCTGGCCTTCAGTTCGCTTTCCTACCAGGGCGCTGACCTGTTGGCGGCATTTGCCTTGACGCTCAGCGGGTACATCTCGGCCGGCTACATTGCCGGCTACATCATCATTTTGGGCTTGGTCGGCACTTCGCTCACCGTCAGCAGTCTGTATGGACGCAAACATAAAGTGAAATAAAGTAAGTATGAAGAAATTTATCCTTCCGCTGAAGTGACTTATTGTTCCTGTCGGTTCTCCGACAAAGGAGGCAAACATGATGGAAATCGTAAAATGGCTGAATGACACGATCATCTGGGGCATCCCCATGCTGATCCTGATGCTGGGGACCGGGCTCTATCTGACGGTCAAAACCAAAGCCGTCATCTTCATCCGCTTCGGGACGGTGATGGCCAACACGCTGGCGACGGTTTTACGGAAGCCAAAAGAAATCGAAGCCGGCACGATCACCCCCTTCCAGGCGGTCTGCACGGCCCTGGCGGGAACAGTCGGGACCGGGAATATCGTCGGTGTGGCCGTTGCCATCAACGTCGGTGGGCCAGGCGCCATCTTTTGGATGTGGATTTCCGCTGTTCTCGGCATGGTCACGAAATATGCGGAAACAACCTTGGCGCTCGCCTACCGCGAGAAGAACGCAAAGGGTGAATATGTGGGCGGTCCCATGTATTACATCAGCAAAGGCCTTGGTTGGCCGAAGCTGGCCTATCTTTTCTGCCTGTTGACGGCTTTTTCTTCGATCGGCGGCGGCAACATCGTCCAGGCGAACGCCGTAGCCGGCAGTCTGAAGGATGCCGTTTCCATTCCAGCTTTGGCAAGCGGATTGCTTTTGGCTCTCTTTGTGGCCTTGGTCGTGGCGGGGGGCATCAAGCGGATCGCAAGCGTAGCGGAAAAATTGATCCCCTTCATGTCGCTGATCTATACCGGCGCCGCCATCTTTATCCTGATTGTGCAGCGCAGCCAAATCCCCTCCGCTCTCGCTACGATTTTCACGGATGCCTTCACCGGCACGGCAGCTGTCGGTGGTTTTACGGGAGCTTCCTTGCTGTATGCGGCCCGGATCGGTGTCGCCCGGGGAGTATTCACGAATGAAGCGGGCCTCGGGAGCGCTCCGATTGCCCACTCCACCGCCAACACCGATCATCCAGCGCGCCAAGGCTGCTGGGGGGCTTTCGAAGTCTTCTTCGATACGATCATCATGTGCACCATCACCGCTTTGGTGATCATCATCAGCGGAACCTGGAAGGACGCCTCGATCGATGGCACGGAAATGTCCAATCGGGCTTTCAGCGCCGTCATCCCAGGCGGGGAATACATCATTTCGATCGGCATCGTCCTGTTCGCCTTCGCGACCATCATCGCCTGGTATTATTATTCCGAAAAAGCGATCGAATATATCGGCGGCCAAAAAGCGATCCTTGTCTATAGGATCTTTTTCATCGGTTCCCTCGTCTACGGAGCAGTCGCGACCGTGGATGCCGTCTGGGAGATTTCCGATCTGTTCAACGGTCTGATGGCCATCCCGAACCTGATTGCTTTGATTGGCCTGATTGGACCTATCGTCGCATTGACGAACGATTTCTTCGCCGATCCCGGAACGATCCGGCCGAAGGATCAATCCTATACCGCTCTCCTTCAAATCAAAATCCAGAACCCTTCCGGCAAGAATGAGAAATGACTGCCCGAGCCCCCCATTCAGTGGTGCCGTACCGCATAAAGAAGAGGAACTCGAGCTCGCTCGAATTCCTCTTCTTTATTTTTGTTCATCGCATGTGATCCCCAGAATATGCTCTTGCCGCTCCTCGATGTTTTGCCGGTCCAATCTTTCCGTGAAATTCGGACTCGTCAGATTGGACAGATAATTGCTGTAATCCTTTATATAGCTCAATTTCTTCGGATGAGCCGCATAAGCGACCGTCAGCAACGAATCAAACAGGGCCACAACTCCGGAAATATCCGTCTTCATGTAGTGGATCAGCTGCCAATAGCTTTCATATAAGTCTTTGGAGAAATTATTGAAGTCATAGAATACGCAGCCGCTGTAACGCAATGTTTCCTCGTCGAAGTCCTTCTTTTCCTCTCCCATCAAAACAAATCTTCCAGGCAGACGGGCAAACTTGGCATCCAATAAAGCCTTGTAATGCAGGATGTGAATCGCCGTATTCGGATCGTTGATTCCCGGCGAAACTGCCCGCAACGCAATCTCCACCAATTTTTTACGGGCAAAATTCGGATCGAACATCGTGGAGGGTTCCGTTTCGTAAGTCAAGCTGCGGTTCAGCACTTCCTGCAACCGCGGCTCATCCTCCAATTTCCGGTTCGTGTAAAAAATGGCCAACGGTTCATTGACGGAAAGAAATTCCCCCATCCTGAAGCGCAATACCATAATCCCTTCAAATTCTGTGCTCAGCTCCACTAAACGGTCGAAGTTGATATATTCCACATAACCATTTTTATCCGCACGGAGCGTGTACTGATGCAAAGTCTCCAATTGGGGAAGATGGTCAAACACCGGTTTCTCCTGAAAGTATGCGATCGTCTCATCGACTATCGTATCCGCCTCTTTGTAGACTTTATTCACCAGTTTTTCCAATTGCACAGACGTTGCAACATTATAGACGAACTTTATGAAGTAGACGACACAGGCTAGGGCATATATAAGGGCGACCGTCGCGGAGATGACCAGCTGCTCATTTTCCGAACTGCGCATAAAGAATAAGGATGAAAGACAGTAAATGAAGCCCCCCAGAAAAATTCCCAACGTCTGCATGGAGGTCTTGTGCAAAAGAAAATTTTCGACTGTACGCGGACTGAAGTTGGAGGAGTAGAAGGAAATGACGGACAGCATCGTAGCAAACGTAAAGGTGGCCACTGAAAAGAGGGACCCCGCCAACAGGCTCAGTATGGATTTGGCCAAGTTGACGCTCGTCAGCAAAAAGGCCGGAAAATAATCAAGCGCCGTGATCAGCCGCGTGTCGAGCAGAATGACCCCGATCGCCAGCACGAACGCAAAGAGGACACTGCCGCCCAAAGTCATCCACATCCGCTTTTCTTCAAAAGTCAATCGGAATGCCTGCAGCACATCCCTCACCCCTTTCAGGAAAAAATCCTGCTTGTTTTGTTTCTTTCATCATACCATATGCTCCATCTGTTGAAAAAGTTGAAGAACCGAATGAGAGATCAAATTTCGGAAAAGCAAAAAAACATTTCAAGCGCTTTCATCTGATGTTATGATGGAACTATCAAAAAAAGGAGGGAAGCATATGATCCATATTCTGTTATGCTGCGGCGGCGGATTTTCATCCAGCGCACTGGCGGCCAAGGTAAAAAAAGACATCCAGCAATACCAGTTGGAAGATAAATTTGAGATTGAATTCTCCCCGTTCATGATCGCCAAAGAAAAAATGGACCGGTTCGATATCGTCGTTTGC is a window from the uncultured Trichococcus sp. genome containing:
- a CDS encoding sodium:alanine symporter family protein, with the translated sequence MMEIVKWLNDTIIWGIPMLILMLGTGLYLTVKTKAVIFIRFGTVMANTLATVLRKPKEIEAGTITPFQAVCTALAGTVGTGNIVGVAVAINVGGPGAIFWMWISAVLGMVTKYAETTLALAYREKNAKGEYVGGPMYYISKGLGWPKLAYLFCLLTAFSSIGGGNIVQANAVAGSLKDAVSIPALASGLLLALFVALVVAGGIKRIASVAEKLIPFMSLIYTGAAIFILIVQRSQIPSALATIFTDAFTGTAAVGGFTGASLLYAARIGVARGVFTNEAGLGSAPIAHSTANTDHPARQGCWGAFEVFFDTIIMCTITALVIIISGTWKDASIDGTEMSNRAFSAVIPGGEYIISIGIVLFAFATIIAWYYYSEKAIEYIGGQKAILVYRIFFIGSLVYGAVATVDAVWEISDLFNGLMAIPNLIALIGLIGPIVALTNDFFADPGTIRPKDQSYTALLQIKIQNPSGKNEK
- a CDS encoding DUF2254 domain-containing protein: MLQAFRLTFEEKRMWMTLGGSVLFAFVLAIGVILLDTRLITALDYFPAFLLTSVNLAKSILSLLAGSLFSVATFTFATMLSVISFYSSNFSPRTVENFLLHKTSMQTLGIFLGGFIYCLSSLFFMRSSENEQLVISATVALIYALACVVYFIKFVYNVATSVQLEKLVNKVYKEADTIVDETIAYFQEKPVFDHLPQLETLHQYTLRADKNGYVEYINFDRLVELSTEFEGIMVLRFRMGEFLSVNEPLAIFYTNRKLEDEPRLQEVLNRSLTYETEPSTMFDPNFARKKLVEIALRAVSPGINDPNTAIHILHYKALLDAKFARLPGRFVLMGEEKKDFDEETLRYSGCVFYDFNNFSKDLYESYWQLIHYMKTDISGVVALFDSLLTVAYAAHPKKLSYIKDYSNYLSNLTSPNFTERLDRQNIEERQEHILGITCDEQK